The DNA segment AATCATACATTTTTCCGCAAACACAAAAATACAGTGATGATTGTCTCTTTCCCACTACTTGATGTCTTAAGATATAGTTTTCCATTAACTAAAAATtgtttccaataataataataataatacatttttcccGAAATACTTCtacaacattatttcaaaactcaaaaatacaataatggCTGTCACTTTTTCACTCCTTGCTGTCCTATGGTAGACCTATAGTTTCCTGGGGTGGTTCATCGGACTCTTTTGAGGTTTTTTAAGTTCAGAGATGGGCAGTCAGAGTGATTGGTGATTCAATAAGAAACAGCTGTCGACATGTCAAGTCGAAATCCTTCCTTTACCCAGTGTCTATATTTTGGAGGCCCTTTGTTTTGTTAAGGAAAATGTATGTGTTCTCACATGATGTGATGATATACATTCTTATAATACGAGGAATAAACACTTGCTTAGAAATTAGATAATTTGTGAAccatttagttttttttttttttttgaagttcCAGATCCCTCTGATCAGGTGGGCAGTGGATGCCTATTAATCAATCTACCTTTTCTATTGCAGCGGGGATACTTCTGATCTGCCAGCCCGTCGGCAGTATACTATCGGGCATTCTGCAAGAGTGGTGCGGGAGGAAGAAGTGCATGTTGTTTGTGAACATACCGCAGATTGTGGGTTGGTACCTGATCTACCGCGCCGAGTCGGTTGACTCTCTGCTCGTGGCCGCCAGTCTGCTAGGGATGAGCGTCGGTTTCATGGAAGCACCCACGCTGTCTTACGTGGGGGAGATCGCGCAGCCCCATTTACGAGGCACCCTGGCTTCGTTCACCAGCACCTATGTGTCGGCTGGGTTCTTCGTCATGTACCTCCTGGGAACCGTGGCCACGTGGCGAATGACCGCGCTCATGAGCTGCACTGTTCCTGTCATATCTTTCCTTTGCATCATGATGGTTGGTAATCCTCAGAAAAGTGACCACTGAACAACCAAATAAACTACTAACCAATACTACTAATACTATTGATAATACAACTAATACTACTAAccaattgaaattgatcaaatcACAAATGGATCAAAGACAATATCAATTATGATAGTACCTAGAGTTTTCATATCTGATTATacaaatcattaatttgatcATTGAAATTGACAAATAAACATTTGTATATTCCATTAATCATGTTCAGGTGAATGGAGTACAAAGATAGTTTCCCCTTTCATACAATCATTACGAATAATCGAAACAATAACCTGTGTGGGAATGTCAATTTTCTTTTCAAAGTTCAGCAAGATTAAAAAAACTGTGAGGATGGAAAAGGACTTGATATGTATGAGCAATATAGACAATGAAGatagtatttataattttcaattcaactttTCAAGTTCCTTCAAGATATTGCCGtctttcttgaatcttgaatcttatCTTTGTCATGAATGTAcagatataatttatattatattataataatgcaaGTAATTTATTGAGATAATACTGATCTCCGTTCCAATAGTACAATCTTGATATTAGAAGATTGAAAACAAATATTCATGGTTGGTGAGTAAATTGGGTTGTAATACTTTTTTTAAAACTAATACAGAAAATATTTATAGTTTTGAGTCGGAAATTCAATCTTTTTACCTCACAAGTTTACATCAGTCCAAACACTTTAGAAGTGTTATTAAAATCAACAAAATCTCTCTTTCCTTTTATTTCATTCCAAGTTTATTGTTCTGCAGTCTTGTTTCGTACTTTCTTCGTTTTGATACATCTGCGTGTTTATATACAGCTCTCAATTATTAATAGACCTGGAATGTAGGGCAGCGGTTCTGAGCGCCTGAAAAAAACTCGGTATGCAACGTGCAGCGCACGAGCCATCTATACTCTGTTTACTGGCCTGCCCAATAGCAACAAAATCTTCAGTGAATAACTTTGTTAGACGcattacaaaaatttatttacatCTCTCTGTTTCACGATGAATATATTGATTGTTATTGAGACTTTCGTATTTTAGATTCCAGATTCACCAATCTGGCTTTTGAACAAGGGAAGAAAACTGGAAGCAGAGAAGTCATTGTGCTGGCTCAGAGGATGGGTCACACCGCAAGAGATCGAGCGTGAATTTTCATCGATGATAAGATACTGTGAGGATTCGAAGAAAGCATACAATCTGCAGAAAGCAACAAACAATACACCGTACACTCTAGTATCTTCTTCTCCAGGTATTGtactaacaaataaataaaaatagcattGTATACATAGGTCTATAAGCGTTGTTAGaacaatatcaatatttgatttGTGGGAGATAGCTAAGACAGAGTGTCAATCTTCAATTCGATTTTCCTATAATGAAGTCAGCTTTATACTTCTTCTAATGCCAATTTTACAAACAAATTACTCTTTTCCGATTTTCCAAAACATAACTTCGCAGGTGATAGTAGAGAATTTGtgataacaatattattcattttttagaaGAAGTTCTTTAATACTTATCGACTAtgaaatatttggaaaattcagaGTTGAATATCTATTACCCCAAACACAGTAATGGTAATGATAACAGGACTCTTAAATAATGACAAGACTGCCACCTTTTCTGTCATTTATATTTTCTCGAAACTCTTCTGAAAGCTTTAGGTATAATTTCTCGTGCATCAATTCCATTGCAAGATTATTAGTAAAACATATAATATGGGATGCAAACAATTTATGATTACTTGCCCTTTGTGATGAATGCAACTCTTTGTTATTTGATTTCCAGATGTAATAACCAGTGAGTCCCGACTCAACCGATTCTTCAGAGATCTGATTCGTCCTGAAATCATGAGGCCACTGAGGCTTGTAGTGTCTTACTTTTTCTTCTATCATTGCTCCTCTCTATCTGGATTCAGGCCTTACATGGTCAACACCTTCACTGAGCTCAACATGCCAATCAATCCACATTACATGACGGTGAGTTCATCAATCAACGATTCTATGAAGTTTTGCAAGAATTTGAGTtttcatctaaatttgatttgatctaCAATGACACACAGGTGTACGCACTAAAAAAATACTTcagtgaaattcaattttttcatttcgtATTATTTGTATCAGTTTACTTATTCCAATTCGACAAAAAAGTCAAAAAAATCTGCatcaaaatttctagataaGCATCCAACTATTCAGTAAATATTCAGACGTTTTTCACAAGAGAGCTTTGAAATCCATCACTATAATAACttgataaatatttctataatcaGCCCATGTAGAAAGTTTTGAattggaaattaattttttaattcatctCAAATGAGTGGGTTCTTATAGCCTGAACTCCAGCCATACACCTATAATTTGATGTAAAGtagaaaatatacattatatctATCTACCTATTATCGAGGTCCCATAAtctttcataattcaaaatagtcTCGGACATtgcaaatctctacaaatttgTCCACCAGTTTCTAATACTCTT comes from the Nilaparvata lugens isolate BPH chromosome 1, ASM1435652v1, whole genome shotgun sequence genome and includes:
- the LOC111053007 gene encoding facilitated trehalose transporter Tret1-2 homolog isoform X2 is translated as MGKLIVINRAEDDDIESNKESEKSLTDGTTESSRGSSVSSFRRIIPQVIATTVQSLLLLALGMMVACPTVIIAALHRPKSELPINDSQASWFAGILLICQPVGSILSGILQEWCGRKKCMLFVNIPQIVGWYLIYRAESVDSLLVAASLLGMSVGFMEAPTLSYVGEIAQPHLRGTLASFTSTYVSAGFFVMYLLGTVATWRMTALMSCTVPVISFLCIMMIPDSPIWLLNKGRKLEAEKSLCWLRGWVTPQEIEREFSSMIRYCEDSKKAYNLQKATNNTPYTLVSSSPDVITSESRLNRFFRDLIRPEIMRPLRLVVSYFFFYHCSSLSGFRPYMVNTFTELNMPINPHYMTIISAICQLTGGFCCMALVHKTGKRVLSLVSMSACVLACFSIGAYILLHKYQYVHQPWIPTILFICLFFCTNLGVSPIPWTLLAEVFPTRGRGIGGGLSAACYYIEFFLVSKTFLQLQSVLALYGVCFFYGGLGVVGIIYLYFCLPETEGKRLDEVEKFFKSNNERNSTY
- the LOC111053007 gene encoding facilitated trehalose transporter Tret1 isoform X3; this encodes MMVACPTVIIAALHRPKSELPINDSQASWFAGILLICQPVGSILSGILQEWCGRKKCMLFVNIPQIVGWYLIYRAESVDSLLVAASLLGMSVGFMEAPTLSYVGEIAQPHLRGTLASFTSTYVSAGFFVMYLLGTVATWRMTALMSCTVPVISFLCIMMIPDSPIWLLNKGRKLEAEKSLCWLRGWVTPQEIEREFSSMIRYCEDSKKAYNLQKATNNTPYTLVSSSPDVITSESRLNRFFRDLIRPEIMRPLRLVVSYFFFYHCSSLSGFRPYMVNTFTELNMPINPHYMTIISAICQLTGGFCCMALVHKTGKRVLSLVSMSACVLACFSIGAYILLHKYQYVHQPWIPTILFICLFFCTNLGVSPIPWTLLAEVFPTRGRGIGGGLSAACYYIEFFLVSKTFLQLQSVLALYGVCFFYGGLGVVGIIYLYFCLPETEGKRLDEVEKFFKSNNERNSTY